A single window of Desulfuromonas sp. TF DNA harbors:
- a CDS encoding Fic family protein encodes MKRELQGRYVTISTVGEKAQAFVPAPLPPRPPIDWTPELRSKFDQALLALGRLDSVSTLLPDTSLFLYMYVRKEAVLSSMIEGTQSSLSDLLLFELDQEPGVPLDDVREVSNYVAALDHGRRLLEEGLPLSLRLFREIHGVLLTKGRGSNQTPGEFRRSQNWIGGTRPGNAAFVPPPAEEVLECMSKLELFLHDQPEPTPVLLKAALAHVQFETIHPFLDGNGRLGRLLITLLLCEQKVLREPMLYLSLYFKTHRQYYYELLNNVRLTGDWEAWFDFFAEAVIFTATQAVETAQQLLDLSNQDRDKISGLGRAAASTLQVHRALMEHPLATSGSLVEKTGITSATVNKALGHLEQLGIVKELTARKRNRLFSYAGYIEIMSRGTEPPGR; translated from the coding sequence ATGAAGCGAGAGCTCCAGGGCAGATACGTGACCATATCGACGGTGGGTGAGAAGGCCCAGGCCTTCGTGCCCGCGCCGCTGCCGCCGCGTCCGCCCATCGACTGGACGCCGGAGCTGCGCAGCAAGTTCGACCAGGCGCTGCTGGCGCTCGGACGGCTGGACAGCGTCTCGACTCTGCTGCCGGACACCTCTCTGTTTCTCTACATGTACGTCCGCAAGGAAGCGGTGCTCTCCTCCATGATCGAGGGGACACAATCCTCGCTGTCGGACCTGCTGCTGTTCGAGCTGGATCAGGAGCCGGGTGTCCCGCTGGATGATGTGCGGGAGGTCAGCAACTATGTCGCGGCCCTCGATCACGGCCGGCGCCTGCTGGAAGAAGGGCTGCCGCTGTCGCTGCGGCTGTTCCGGGAGATCCACGGCGTGCTTCTGACCAAGGGCCGGGGCAGCAATCAGACCCCGGGCGAGTTCCGGCGCAGTCAGAACTGGATCGGCGGCACCCGGCCGGGTAACGCGGCCTTCGTTCCACCTCCGGCCGAAGAGGTGCTGGAGTGCATGAGCAAGCTGGAACTCTTCCTCCATGACCAGCCGGAGCCGACCCCGGTGCTGCTCAAGGCGGCGCTGGCCCATGTACAGTTTGAGACGATCCACCCGTTCTTGGACGGTAACGGCCGTCTGGGGCGTCTGCTGATCACGCTGCTGTTGTGCGAGCAGAAGGTGCTGCGAGAGCCGATGCTCTACCTCAGCCTCTACTTCAAGACGCACCGCCAGTATTACTACGAGCTGCTCAACAACGTGCGACTGACCGGCGACTGGGAAGCCTGGTTCGACTTCTTCGCCGAGGCGGTCATCTTCACCGCCACCCAGGCGGTGGAAACCGCCCAGCAGCTCCTCGACCTGTCCAACCAGGATCGAGACAAGATCAGCGGTCTGGGCCGGGCGGCGGCATCAACCCTGCAAGTTCACCGGGCTCTGATGGAGCATCCCCTCGCCACCTCGGGCTCGCTGGTTGAGAAGACCGGCATCACCTCGGCGACGGTCAACAAGGCGCTCGGCCACTTGGAGCAGCTCGGCATCGTGAAGGAG